A single window of Vigna unguiculata cultivar IT97K-499-35 chromosome 1, ASM411807v1, whole genome shotgun sequence DNA harbors:
- the LOC114175200 gene encoding UPF0496 protein At3g19330-like has protein sequence MLECISVRPSTPNTNASIPTPFHSNSQGNSTEVEESESEEEEEDDEDASTASLNVSTEFLRALQAPSYNEIRSIIQAAPPVHHFQDEDSHHRYVLSQFLQPDSDSVREALAKSKPTSQLTRLVSTYFDHSETTSDFCVRLLLTILRARDLYAPLFRLLSVLPADGPPLSQDQCDCAYDLFLQFDGQENPFVLSHLHQLRDSFSHLKGDIQRDLRRRHSRIRMFRHATAGCAVISVAAIAAVAVVAVHAAIGFTAVAAAPFCVPRQKRRELARLKQLEAAENGTLVVNDINTIDSLVDRLQTAVEADKAYVRFALERGRERHPIQAVLKQLRKNQPVLEHLLGDLEQHIYFCFKSVNKARNALLNEICNHQTL, from the exons ATGCTGGAATGCATCTCAGTCAGACCCTCTACTCCCAATACCAACGCTTCTATTCCCACACCTTTCCATTCCAATTCTCAAG GGAACTCCACGGAGGTAGAAGAATCAGaatcagaagaagaagaagaagatgacgAAGACGCTTCCACCGCAAGCCTAAACGTGTCCACCGAATTCCTCCGCGCCCTGCAGGCCCCGTCCTACAACGAGATCCGCTCCATCATCCAAGCCGCTCCGCCGGTCCACCACTTCCAAGACGAAGACTCCCACCACCGCTACGTCCTATCTCAGTTCCTCCAACCTGACTCCGACAGCGTTCGTGAAGCCCTTGCCAAGTCCAAACCTACCAGCCAACTCACGCGCCTCGTCTCCACCTACTTTGACCACAGCGAAACCACTTCCGACTTCTGTGTCCGCCTCCTCCTCACCATCCTCCGCGCGCGCGACCTCTACGCGCCGCTCTTTCGCCTCCTCTCCGTCCTCCCCGCCGATGGGCCGCCGCTCTCCCAGGACCAGTGTGACTGCGCCTACGACCTCTTCCTCCAATTCGACGGCCAGGAGAACCCCTTCGTGCTCTCCCACCTCCACCAGCTCCGGGACAGCTTCTCCCACCTGAAGGGCGACATCCAGCGCGACCTCCGCAGGCGCCACTCGCGAATCCGCATGTTTCGCCACGCCACCGCCGGGTGCGCCGTTATTTCCGTCGCCGCAATTGCCGCCGTTGCTGTCGTCGCTGTCCATGCGGCAATAGGTTTTACTGCCGTAGCCGCGGCGCCGTTTTGTGTTCCCCGGCAGAAGAGGAGGGAGCTTGCGAGGTTGAAGCAGCTTGAGGCTGCGGAGAATGGAACTCTTGTGGTGAATGACATCAACACCATTGATAGCCTAGTTGATCGGCTTCAAACCGCCGTGGAAGCTGATAAGGCTTACGTTCGGTTTGCGTTGGAGAGGGGAAGGGAGAGGCATCCCATTCAGGCGGTGCTTAAACAGCTTCGAAAGAACCAACCTGTTTTGGAGCATTTGCTTGGGGATCTTGAGCAACATATATACTTCTGCTTTAAAAGTGTTAACAAGGCCAGAAATGCGCTTCTCAATGAGATATGCAATCATCAAACTCTATAG
- the LOC114183280 gene encoding putative serine/threonine-protein kinase, with protein MSSTLAAIFGGAAGAVALVGIAILIWFCLSRQRNVSRTSETGSSDPSQVGRHGAIELPIRDTRRFEMEELSLATKSFSDKNLIGEGKFGEVYKGLLQDGMLVAIKKRRGLASQEFVDEVRYLSSIHHRNLVTLLGYCQENSLQFLIYEYVPNGSVSSHLYGSGQQSQEKLEFKHRLSIAQGAAKGLAHLHSLSPRLVHKNFKTANVLVDENFIAKVADAGLRNFLGRVDTAGSSSQVPTDEIFLASEVREFRRFSEKSDVYSFGVFLLELLSGKEATASPFPDSNQNLVEWVVSNEDRGMMSYTIDRRLESSFTAEGLEDYIMLMIRCLDPSSERRPAMSYVEMELDRILEKEMNLTTIMGEGTPTVTLGSQLFKSTT; from the exons ATGTCAAGTACTCTTGCAGCAATATTTGGAGGAGCTGCAGGAGCCGTGGCATTGGTAGGGATTGCTATACTTATATGGTTTTGTTTGTCTCGTCAGAGGAATGTTTCTAGAACTTCAGAGACAGGGTCATCTGATCCTTCACAAG TGGGAAGACATGGTGCAATTGAGTTGCCTATACGAGATACCAGGCGTTTTGAGATGGAAGAATTATCACTGGCCACAAAAAGTTTCAGTGACAAAAATTTGATTGGAGAAGGGAAATTTGGGGAGGTTTACAAGGGTTTACTTCAAGATGGGATGCTTGTAGCCATCAAAAAACGTCGTGGACTCGCTAGTCAGGAATTTGTGGATGAG GTACGTTATCTCTCATCCATTCACCACCGGAATCTTGTCACTCTTTTAGGCTACTGTCAGGAGAACAGTCTTCAGTTtcttatatatgaatatgtgcCAAATGGAAGCGTCTCCAGTCACTTGTATG GCAGTGGTCAACAATCACAAGAGAAGCTAGAATTCAAGCATAGACTTTCAATAGCTCAAGGTGCAGCTAAAG GTTTGGCTCATCTTCACTCTCTGAGTCCCCGTTTGGTGCATAAGAATTTCAAAACCGCTAATGTTCTTGTGGATGAAAACTTCATTGCTAAGGTGGCAGATGCTGGACTCCGCAACTTTTTGGGGAGAGTTGACACTGCAGGCTCCTCTTCTCAAGTGCCAACAGATGAAATATTCCTTGCATCAGA GGTGAGAGAGTTCAGACGATTTTCTGAAAAGAGCGATGTATACAGCTTTGGGGTATTTTTGCTGGAATTGTTAAGCGGGAAAGAAGCAACAGCATCACCATTTCCAGACTCTAATCAGAATCTGGTTGAATGG GTGGTAAGCAATGAAGACCGTGGCATGATGTCTTACACCATTGATCGGAGATTGGAGAGTAGTTTTACAGCTGAAGGATTGGAAGATTACATCATGCTCATGATCAGATGCTTAGACCCTTCAAGTGAGAGAAGACCTGCCATGAGCTATGTGGAAATGGAACTTGATAGGATCCTAGAGAAGGAAATGAACTTGACAACAATCATGGGAGAAGGAACCCCAACTGTGACTCTTGGAAGCCAATTATTCAAATCAACAACATGA